A region of the Vanrija pseudolonga chromosome 2, complete sequence genome:
AGGACCGATGCTCCCCTTCAGCACGAAGCTGGCCGCTGCGCCGAagccgcgagcgcggtccgaggtcgtcgtggaGGCCTTTGGCGGCAGCGTGTCGGAGCAGATtgagcgccggcgcacggccgcgcgcgagacggCCAAGGAGGTCGGCGTGCACATCCCCTGGGCCGCGTGGCGCGGAGAAGGGTGGTGGCCTGAGCTGTGTAGTAGCGGTAAGGGCAAAGGCAAGGCCGTGGACGACGGGCTGCCCGACGGCTGGAGGCTGCGCGAGGACATCAACTTTggcctgccgcgcgcgctggccagCGAGATTGCAGAGAGGTGAGAACTGAGTGTGCCACCTTCAATACTGACGACGTAGCGATGGGAGGGCGTACGCCGCACCCTCGGACCCCGTGGTGCTGTACTTTGGCCCGAtgggcgcgcagcggcggctcgcgATGGCCCAATTTGACGCACAGCACATTGGTGGGTTGGAAGATCCGGCAAAGCTAACCCTGCAGAGAGCCCAACAGACATCGCACGCGGGTTCATCCTTGCTGCCGGCGGACCGGTGTGGGGGCTCGACTGGTGCCCGTACCCCGAGCGCCTGGGGCAAGGATCAAACTACGCCCAGTACATCGCCGTCGGGACACTGCCGCCCGGCTTTGACCCGCGCattggcgagcgcgtggcGCACAACGTGCCCGGCAGTATTCAGATCTGGTCGGTCGTGGAGCCTGACGCGTCAGCTACGGAGCTGCCTgaggggcgcgcggcgtgcgaggTCGTACTCTGCATCGACGGCGGGCCGGTCACGGAGCTCAAGTGGATGCCTATCGGTGGCTGGGACGagctgagcggcggcgacggactGCCAAagctcggcgtggtggctGCTGTTCAGGCCagtggcggcgtgtcgcTGTACGCTGTGCCCAGCCCACTTGCGCTGCGAGCTGCGTCGGGACGGAAGGACGGCCCGATTtatggtgagtgtggtgcAACGGGCAGTGCTGACACGCGCagtccgcgccgagcccgtcgtccgcctcgatATCCCCGACGCCACAGCCACGTGCATAGACTGGATGTCGGGCAGCCGCATCGCCATGGGCTTATCAAACGGTAGGTATGATAAGCCGGGTGGGCTAACTGGAACCCAGGCCACATAGCCGTGTTTGATGTCCTCGACTTCGGGCCCGACGGTAGCAGCCGGTACACACCCGACCCTCTGCCCTCGGTCTACACCTACATCGCGCTATCCGCCATCCGATCTATTGCGGCAGCGCGGTGCGCGCCTGGTGATGGTGAAGGCGAGCCAGACTACTCTGGAGACGCGCCATACATCTTCTTCGCGTCATACGACGGTTCCAGCGGCATGGTCGATGTACGCGACCCGGGAGTCACGATCGATCACAATCGAGCCCGTCGTGAGTCGCCTGTGCCTGTTTCGATCTCTGACTCCAGTGCCCTGCATGGCTGTCGCTTGGTCGTCACAGGTGTCGACCCCGGTGTACGCCGACATTGActacctcgtcgtccttgctCAGATGCGCACGGCCCTTGGCCCAGCTACCTACTACCTATCGCCTCACCGTGGCCCCATCTGGGTATGTGTCGTGTTTACGCGTCGGCTAGCCGAAGCCTTTGCTGAATCGGATGCAGAGCATTGGCACTTCAGATTACCACACGATGGTCGCCTCTGGGTCAAGTGACGGTGCAGTCAACGtaacgacgacctcgaccggcTTCTGGCGGCGAAAACAGGCGGTACGTCATagctggccgacggcgtACCTGCCCATCACATGATACAGCGGCTGACGGTTGCCCCAGGGCATGAACTTCCAAATCATGTACGAGGTCGACTATGACGAGCACACTGGCGAGTACCGAATGAGCGAGGGTTTCCTCCCCGAGTCGAtggggctcgaggacgcgaaCAGCAAGAACAAGAAGAACCAGCAATTCCGCCCTTCAAAGGCGGATGCTGAGGCCCCAACCGATGGGGAAGTGGGGTACATCAAGGTTGCGATGTGGCCCAAGCAGGTTGGCATCCACCGCGTCACCTGgcagagcggcggcggcatcgaaCGCGCGGGGTGGCTCGCGTCGGCAGGGTACAGTGGCATCGTTCGGGTCGAGTCGGTGCGTGGCCGATACATGTTCGGTGACGGGCCATGATGGCGCCGGTGGGGGGCGCCGGTGGGAATCCGGCGGTAGGAACCGTAGCTGGCTGGCAGGAGACGGTTATCGGATCGGAACCGTGTGTATGCACGCCGAGTGTCTGTGGCCGGTGGGAGTTGGAGCGCTGGCCGTGCGTGCGGGTGGAACCATCCGGCCGTGCGCTGGATCGCGCTGGAAGCACAGCCGTTGAACCGTGCAGCTGGAACCTCGGTCTAGCGCCAGGTAGTCGGCGGCTAACGAGTGTCGGGTCGGGCTGGGTGGTCGACACGGTTCTGGACTG
Encoded here:
- the sfc6 gene encoding Transcription factor tau subunit sfc6: MVSLRTRGARVSYTNVAEGLQELEDDAPAPGSPLSSGNSSAFEPGEAEGSGERDRDDADDLELEVETEPEVKREPKTPGRKPRGGKAAASKRRTPGGTPAPAADTPKARRPETKRGDVTKVDLGTGTRSTEKAYVRSSLNAFPTAYRNLLRDSSQALARGSGGRDRTIRSARLVTTFPPGPMLPFSTKLAAAPKPRARSEVVVEAFGGSVSEQIERRRTAARETAKEVGVHIPWAAWRGEGWWPELCSSGKGKGKAVDDGLPDGWRLREDINFGLPRALASEIAESDGRAYAAPSDPVVLYFGPMGAQRRLAMAQFDAQHIESPTDIARGFILAAGGPVWGLDWCPYPERLGQGSNYAQYIAVGTLPPGFDPRIGERVAHNVPGSIQIWSVVEPDASATELPEGRAACEVVLCIDGGPVTELKWMPIGGWDELSGGDGLPKLGVVAAVQASGGVSLYAVPSPLALRAASGRKDGPIYVRAEPVVRLDIPDATATCIDWMSGSRIAMGLSNGHIAVFDVLDFGPDGSSRYTPDPLPSVYTYIALSAIRSIAAARCAPGDGEGEPDYSGDAPYIFFASYDGSSGMVDVRDPGVTIDHNRARLPCMAVAWSSQVSTPVYADIDYLVVLAQMRTALGPATYYLSPHRGPIWSIGTSDYHTMVASGSSDGAVNVTTTSTGFWRRKQAGMNFQIMYEVDYDEHTGEYRMSEGFLPESMGLEDANSKNKKNQQFRPSKADAEAPTDGEVGYIKVAMWPKQVGIHRVTWQSGGGIERAGWLASAGYSGIVRVESVRGRYMFGDGP